In the Bacilli bacterium genome, GTAAAATCGAAAATTGCGACCGACGCGCCGGCTTGTCTCTCCGCATCGTATTGCGCAACATTGGCTGAAATTGTGATCGAACCGGCGTTATTCGGCACATCCACCGTGTAGGCAGTCGTGTTGGGATTGAAATTTTGGATGTTGGTCGCGCAACCGTTGCAGGATAAGCTGGCCAGATCAGCGTTATGCGCCGCACCGCGGTAATCGACCATCACTTTGTAAGTTTTGGTCGTCCCATCTTCGGCTACGGCCAGAATGGAAACTTCGTTCATTCCTTCGACCAATCTCACATCGTAGGTTCCCTGATCGTTAAATTCGCCATTGACGAACACTCTGGCTCTTGGGTCTTCCGGCGTCGGGGTGATTCGCAAATCCTGCCAGTTGGCCGTTGCCGTGTAATTGGTCACGGACTTCTGGAAAGCCGGCGATAAAGAAACCGCACCGCCCGGATCCGATAATTGCAATCCGCTTAAATTGGCATTTGTGGAAGCATTCGCATCCGGCATGATCAGCAAATAAGGCATCCGGTTCCAGTACCCTTCGGGAATTTGCTGCCAATACACTAATGGAATAGTTGAGTTAGCTTTCGGCTGCAAGCTCCCCCATTCTCCGCCCGTAAAATCAGCCGAGCCATAACAACGGATGAACTGATCGATGATGTTTGGATTCGGATCGTAAGTGCCCGCAAACTGAAAAGGCTGAGTGCTATTAACGATTCTCAATTTCTGCACCGTCTTATTCGGATCGAACGGCTGATTAAGTACGGCACCGCCTGTTACGTCCAGCCTCGTTAACTTCTGCACGGGAATGCGCGTAACAATGACGAGATATTCATTCGTCTGCACTTCGTCTTCAGCCGTCACCTTGATCCGGATCTGGTTATCGCCGTAAGCGAGCGGAACCCGGAACGCACTGCCGCTCGTAACAGGGTTGCCGTTGACCGTAATTGTGCTGCCTTTCATTAATTGCGCTTCCGGGATTACGTCGATTGAGGTCACATTGGCCGGAACTCTCTTCATGTAATTCATGATGAGATGGCTAAATTGAATGCCGGAAAAATAATTGCTGCCGCCCACCGTCAAATTTTCCAAAATCGCTTCAGAAGACTTCTTCCTAACGATCTGCAGCGTATACGCGCTTTCCTTGACGCCCCCTGAAACAGTCCCGTCCACCGCTGATACGACAATCGAATAAGTGTTGACTCCCGGCAGCAGGAAAAGGCCCATCGTTTTTGTAGAGGCGCCGTTGATAGTCATGGCGGCAAACGGATTTTCGGTTTCCGCGGTTACGCCAACATAGTTTACATCTTCATCCACCTGATAGGTGAACGTTGTATCGGCGCCAATCGGAAAAACGTATTCAGAGCCAAGCCCTACGGGGATTGCCAACTTCAACGACTTCAGCTTCGTATTCGACTTGCGCTGCGTTTCAATATAATAGGTTTGCGTTTGCGAACCGTCTGACGACGTCACTTTAATTTCTACCAGGTTGGTGCCTGACGGGTTCAAGTTTGTGGGCGTCGGCGCCCCGCTCACGCGGGCCGTTCCACTGATCGTCAATTGCGCCGCGGCATCGCTCGTTGTCGCAATCACATCGAAAGTGGGCGCGTCATACTCATAGGGGATTTCGGCAGTGTAATAAAATGTGGTCGGCGAGAACGCCTCTTTCAAGGACAGGCCGGGACCGACCGCCAAATTTTGCAAATACGCGTCGCCCGATTCGGGGACATGAAGCACATGCCGCGGCCGCGCGCCGTCCATTTCCGATAATTCCAAACTTATCATTGTCTTGCTGGTGCTCAATCCTCCGGTTGCCGATAACTCGACGCCTTCGCCAAGGCTGAGGCCTGCCGCCAAATCGCCGGAAACATCAAACCCGACAACGGCATGCCCATCCGCTTCCGGCTCATCAAGCGCGCCGACGCTCGCCAGCATCAGCAGCATTTCCAGATTGGTATGCGCATACAAAGAGGCGCCCACGCCGATCTCCATCTCCGCCTCGACGCCGATCGAACCGTTCGCGCCAAGCCCTGTGCGCATCCCGACCACAACCTCGTCGCGCACGTCTTTTTGCAATTGGTTCAACGTATTCACGATGTTTTGCGCTTCGAACGGCGCCAGCGAACCGGAAGCGGCAGAATCGACGATGGCATCCATGACATCGCCCGTGCCGACCAGCCCGACGGCCAGCAAATCCATCAGCGCTCTCACGGGAAAATCGGCATAAGCCTGAATAACCGGGATAAGCGGCGCTGCCGTTACCGTAATGATCGTATCATCCGGGACATCCCCGAACGCGTCGGCATCATAAGTCGGCGGGGTCATATCCTGGTACATTTTTTCTTTTAGCGTACGCGGGAAAAGCGCAATCAAACCGTTTGCGACATCGGTCCAGAACGTCGCATCAAAGGCATTGCTAACAGCCGTGCCAAGCGGTACCGTGGCGCCGAACGTATAGATCTCAATCGAGCTTTGGGTATCCGCGGGGCTGCCAGGGGTACCCGTTCCAAGCAAATTTACGGTGAATTTCGTTTCCAGCGAGGCATCGCCAAGCATTTCGCCGAGCGAAGCTTCGATCGCCGGTTTGACTTCGTTGTTCCACGCATTGTCGAGTGCCGTTTGCGCCGTCAAGGCTATGTCATTGCCGGGTTGTCCGGCCAAAGCGGCCGAGCTCATTTGCAGGAAGCTGCCGCCCACTGTCGTTGCCGCTATCAGGTAGCTTTGCAATACTACGCCCGA is a window encoding:
- a CDS encoding cadherin-like beta sandwich domain-containing protein, yielding MMRKIIRYLAGILVALQLVAFIPPKPAEALPNPLDAANEIGRQVLDMLPIDTYRDYVENMMRRTNPLVRAGKDALTHTRETAKFLVCEMMHYRKLPDRLIKGNFDAINPPDCPLPEFAAGMPTVQQKEKSDQLVQILSTGDASQAFGLLQLAPVDVNFGFDLPGDAGRVWAKKQGAQIGICVWLHQGDAAALFGVSNEENLCGGKADNLQNQGNVPTAFLDVTLDGYGYIYTSLPLALTSPTFSAVGYAPLVNDKYFKFEIGALKNEMISAEFSLGLAATFDAEVTLEGEASVSLSIEVSTGHASRLVSGITNRMMGALNSLADEVIINNGRVSLKPEDAATVLMDALDFVRLYNAGEPGAIGSVTIGADLTGSLGIGAADTVWPLAAATGALSCQFPVDSLVNLSGVVLQSYLIAATTVGGSFLQMSSAALAGQPGNDIALTAQTALDNAWNNEVKPAIEASLGEMLGDASLETKFTVNLLGTGTPGSPADTQSSIEIYTFGATVPLGTAVSNAFDATFWTDVANGLIALFPRTLKEKMYQDMTPPTYDADAFGDVPDDTIITVTAAPLIPVIQAYADFPVRALMDLLAVGLVGTGDVMDAIVDSAASGSLAPFEAQNIVNTLNQLQKDVRDEVVVGMRTGLGANGSIGVEAEMEIGVGASLYAHTNLEMLLMLASVGALDEPEADGHAVVGFDVSGDLAAGLSLGEGVELSATGGLSTSKTMISLELSEMDGARPRHVLHVPESGDAYLQNLAVGPGLSLKEAFSPTTFYYTAEIPYEYDAPTFDVIATTSDAAAQLTISGTARVSGAPTPTNLNPSGTNLVEIKVTSSDGSQTQTYYIETQRKSNTKLKSLKLAIPVGLGSEYVFPIGADTTFTYQVDEDVNYVGVTAETENPFAAMTINGASTKTMGLFLLPGVNTYSIVVSAVDGTVSGGVKESAYTLQIVRKKSSEAILENLTVGGSNYFSGIQFSHLIMNYMKRVPANVTSIDVIPEAQLMKGSTITVNGNPVTSGSAFRVPLAYGDNQIRIKVTAEDEVQTNEYLVIVTRIPVQKLTRLDVTGGAVLNQPFDPNKTVQKLRIVNSTQPFQFAGTYDPNPNIIDQFIRCYGSADFTGGEWGSLQPKANSTIPLVYWQQIPEGYWNRMPYLLIMPDANASTNANLSGLQLSDPGGAVSLSPAFQKSVTNYTATANWQDLRITPTPEDPRARVFVNGEFNDQGTYDVRLVEGMNEVSILAVAEDGTTKTYKVMVDYRGAAHNADLASLSCNGCATNIQNFNPNTTAYTVDVPNNAGSITISANVAQYDAERQAGASVAIFDFT